From Solwaraspora sp. WMMD1047, the proteins below share one genomic window:
- the purQ gene encoding phosphoribosylformylglycinamidine synthase subunit PurQ, with protein MTARVGVVTFPGSLDDGDAARAVRLAGAEPVRLWHDDPDLYAVDAVVLPGGFSYGDYLRCGAIARFAPVMETIVEGARNGLPVLGICNGFQVLCEAHLLPGALTRNEHLHFRNRDQWLRIDSTRTAWTNTFQPGQEILIPVKNGEGRYVADQRTLDELEASGRVVARYLNGNPNGSQRDIAAISNEAGNVVGIMPHPEHAVEALTGPSLDGLGFFTSILKQLAGAPV; from the coding sequence GTGACCGCGCGGGTCGGAGTGGTGACCTTCCCGGGGTCGCTCGACGACGGCGATGCCGCCCGCGCCGTCCGGCTCGCCGGCGCCGAGCCGGTGCGGCTCTGGCACGACGACCCCGACCTGTACGCCGTCGACGCCGTCGTGCTTCCGGGCGGCTTCTCCTACGGCGACTACCTGCGGTGCGGCGCGATCGCCCGGTTCGCCCCTGTGATGGAAACGATCGTCGAGGGCGCTCGCAACGGCCTGCCGGTCCTCGGCATCTGCAACGGCTTCCAGGTCCTCTGCGAGGCGCACCTGCTGCCCGGCGCGCTGACCCGCAACGAGCACCTGCACTTCCGCAACCGCGACCAGTGGCTGCGGATCGACTCGACGCGGACCGCCTGGACCAACACCTTCCAGCCCGGGCAGGAGATCCTGATTCCGGTCAAGAACGGCGAGGGACGGTACGTCGCCGACCAGCGCACCCTGGACGAGCTGGAGGCGAGCGGCCGGGTGGTGGCCCGCTACCTCAACGGGAACCCGAACGGCTCGCAGCGCGACATCGCCGCGATCAGTAACGAAGCCGGCAACGTGGTCGGCATCATGCCGCACCCGGAGCACGCGGTGGAGGCGCTGACCGGCCCGTCGCTCGACGGGCTCGGCTTCTTCACCTCGATCCTCAAGCAGCTGGCGGGGGCACCGGTATGA
- a CDS encoding DUF1986 domain-containing protein, which translates to MRVRLTLAMLATTLVGALVAPSAAAAGTAAPVTPMIIGGSTVSSAPWAAAVFSNGSFTCSGTIIAARWVLTARHCVSGTMSVRVGSVNRSSGGVTRTVSASYGRYDLALLYLASAVSTTYVTLSSSYPPVGSTNSIYGWGMTCYSGCSASSQLKTANVQVTSTSVTDAYGGRAIRSSRINGNAWRGDSGGPQFYNGAQVGVASTADGQTIQNYGSVAYNRAWISSTAGV; encoded by the coding sequence ATGCGCGTACGCCTCACCCTGGCGATGCTCGCCACCACCCTCGTCGGCGCGCTGGTCGCGCCATCGGCCGCGGCGGCCGGAACGGCCGCGCCGGTCACCCCAATGATCATCGGCGGCAGTACGGTCTCGTCCGCTCCCTGGGCGGCCGCCGTCTTCAGCAACGGCTCGTTCACCTGCTCCGGCACGATCATCGCCGCCCGGTGGGTACTCACCGCCCGGCACTGCGTCTCCGGCACCATGTCGGTCCGGGTCGGCAGCGTGAACCGGTCCTCCGGCGGCGTCACCCGCACCGTCAGCGCCAGCTACGGCCGGTACGACCTGGCCCTGCTCTACCTGGCCAGCGCGGTGAGCACCACGTACGTCACCCTGTCCAGCAGCTATCCGCCGGTGGGCTCCACCAACTCGATCTACGGCTGGGGCATGACCTGCTACAGCGGCTGCTCCGCCTCCTCCCAGCTCAAGACCGCGAACGTGCAGGTCACCAGCACCAGCGTCACCGACGCGTACGGCGGCCGGGCGATCCGGAGCAGCCGGATCAACGGCAACGCGTGGCGGGGTGACTCCGGCGGACCGCAGTTCTACAACGGCGCCCAGGTCGGGGTGGCCTCCACCGCCGACGGCCAGACCATCCAGAACTACGGCAGCGTCGCCTACAACCGGGCGTGGATCAGCTCCACGGCCGGCGTCTGA
- a CDS encoding YbjQ family protein translates to MTTDHLPGYEIMAILGQVVSSQARTRNPYREGVKNLRGGAYDPKAPENLTRWRTDAVAQLGEEARRLGANAVIGMRFDHREVGEMWMELCAYGTAVVALQRAADERPAEQPAIAAETAHLAEPLDPGKIAESPSAPNLGSAAATPTRDS, encoded by the coding sequence GTGACCACGGATCATCTGCCCGGATACGAAATCATGGCGATTCTCGGCCAAGTGGTCTCCTCGCAGGCACGGACCCGCAACCCGTACCGCGAGGGGGTCAAGAATCTACGAGGAGGAGCGTATGACCCGAAAGCCCCGGAGAACCTCACCCGCTGGCGAACCGACGCCGTGGCCCAACTGGGCGAGGAGGCCCGCCGGCTAGGCGCCAACGCGGTGATCGGGATGCGTTTCGACCACCGCGAGGTCGGTGAGATGTGGATGGAGCTGTGCGCGTACGGCACCGCCGTGGTGGCCCTCCAGCGGGCCGCCGATGAACGACCCGCCGAGCAACCGGCGATCGCGGCCGAGACCGCGCACCTCGCCGAACCTCTCGACCCCGGCAAGATCGCCGAATCGCCGAGCGCCCCGAACCTGGGCAGCGCGGCGGCCACCCCGACCCGCGACTCCTGA
- the purB gene encoding adenylosuccinate lyase codes for MTQPAQIPNVLAARYASAELVALWAPEEKIRLERRLWLAVLRAQADLGVAVPDGVVQAYERVVDRVDLASIADRERVTRHDVKARIEEFSALAGHEHIHKGMTSRDLTENVEQLQIRASLELIRDRVVATLAKLAALAVEHSDLVLTGRSHNVAAQATTLGKRFASAAEELLISYERLADLIDRYPLRGIKGPVGTAADQLDLFDGDAAKVAELERRVAGHLGFRRVLDSVGQVYPRSLDFDVVAALAQTAAAPSSLATTIRLMVGQELATEGFKPGQVGSSAMPHKMNTRSSERVNGLAVIIRGYLSMVGELAGDQWNEGDVSCSVVRRVALPDAFFAADGLFQTFLTVLDEFGAYPAVIGRELDRYLPFLATTKILVAAVRRGVGREVAHEVIKEHAVGVALAMREKGVAENDLFDRLAADGRLGLGRAEIDALVADRSAFAGAAPAQVAAVAERVAVVVAAHPAAAAYRPAPIL; via the coding sequence GTGACGCAGCCTGCTCAGATTCCCAACGTTCTCGCCGCCCGCTATGCCTCTGCCGAGCTTGTCGCGCTCTGGGCGCCGGAGGAGAAGATCCGGCTGGAGCGGCGGCTCTGGCTGGCCGTACTCCGGGCCCAGGCCGACCTCGGCGTGGCCGTGCCGGACGGGGTGGTGCAGGCGTACGAGCGGGTTGTTGATCGGGTTGACCTGGCCTCGATCGCGGACCGTGAGCGGGTCACCCGGCACGACGTGAAGGCGCGGATCGAGGAGTTCAGCGCGCTGGCCGGGCACGAGCACATCCACAAGGGGATGACCTCGCGGGACCTGACCGAGAACGTCGAGCAGCTGCAGATCAGGGCCTCGCTGGAGCTGATCCGCGACCGGGTTGTCGCCACCCTGGCCAAGCTGGCCGCGCTCGCCGTGGAGCACTCCGACCTGGTGCTCACCGGGCGCTCGCACAATGTCGCGGCGCAGGCCACCACGCTGGGCAAGCGGTTCGCGTCGGCGGCCGAAGAGCTACTGATCTCCTACGAGCGCCTCGCCGACCTGATCGACAGGTACCCGCTGCGCGGCATCAAGGGGCCGGTCGGCACCGCCGCGGACCAGCTCGATCTCTTCGACGGGGACGCCGCGAAGGTGGCCGAGTTGGAGCGGCGGGTGGCCGGGCACCTCGGCTTCCGGCGGGTGTTGGACAGCGTCGGTCAGGTGTACCCCCGGTCGCTGGACTTCGACGTGGTCGCCGCGCTGGCGCAGACCGCCGCCGCGCCGTCGTCGCTGGCCACCACGATCCGGCTGATGGTCGGCCAGGAGTTGGCCACCGAGGGCTTCAAGCCCGGTCAGGTGGGCTCCAGCGCGATGCCGCACAAGATGAACACCCGGTCCAGCGAGCGGGTCAACGGGCTGGCGGTGATCATCCGGGGTTACCTGTCGATGGTCGGCGAGCTGGCCGGGGACCAGTGGAACGAGGGGGACGTCTCCTGCTCGGTGGTGCGCCGGGTGGCGCTGCCGGACGCGTTCTTCGCCGCCGACGGGCTGTTCCAGACGTTCCTCACCGTGCTCGACGAGTTCGGTGCGTACCCGGCGGTGATCGGCCGGGAGCTCGACCGCTACCTGCCCTTCCTGGCGACCACGAAGATCCTGGTGGCGGCCGTGCGGCGCGGCGTCGGCCGGGAGGTCGCGCACGAGGTGATCAAGGAGCACGCGGTGGGGGTGGCGTTGGCGATGCGGGAGAAGGGCGTGGCGGAGAACGACCTGTTCGACCGGCTGGCGGCCGACGGCCGGCTGGGGCTCGGGCGGGCCGAGATCGATGCCCTGGTCGCCGACCGGTCGGCCTTCGCCGGGGCGGCTCCGGCCCAGGTGGCGGCGGTGGCCGAGCGGGTGGCCGTGGTCGTCGCGGCTCACCCGGCGGCGGCGGCCTACCGGCCGGCACCGATCCTGTAG
- a CDS encoding DUF2191 domain-containing protein, translating to MTKILVDVDDAALADAAAALGTGTKKDTVNVALREAAARLRRARALVELGARAEAGDFDELLDKGTYRS from the coding sequence ATGACCAAGATCCTCGTGGACGTCGACGACGCGGCGCTGGCCGATGCCGCGGCAGCTCTTGGTACCGGGACAAAGAAGGACACGGTGAACGTCGCGCTGCGGGAGGCCGCCGCCCGGCTGCGGCGGGCCCGAGCTCTCGTCGAGCTGGGTGCCCGAGCCGAGGCCGGCGACTTCGACGAGCTTCTGGACAAGGGAACCTATCGGTCGTGA
- a CDS encoding PIN domain nuclease, producing the protein MTHGDFLIDTSALVRLLRDPVLRVRWEPAISAGIVAICPLTELEFLYSARSAADRRWLLDQLELAYPPVPMPDHSYRRAAEVQAELNDLGSHRSAGAVDLLIAATAELHDLTLLHYDHDFEQISRVTGQPMKWVAPAGSVK; encoded by the coding sequence GTGACGCACGGCGATTTCCTGATCGACACGAGCGCACTCGTCCGGTTACTACGAGACCCGGTGCTGCGCGTCCGGTGGGAACCCGCGATATCGGCCGGCATCGTCGCCATCTGCCCCCTCACTGAGCTCGAGTTTCTCTATTCCGCACGATCGGCGGCCGATCGCCGTTGGCTCCTGGATCAGCTCGAACTCGCCTACCCTCCCGTGCCCATGCCCGATCACAGCTATCGGCGGGCGGCCGAGGTGCAGGCGGAGCTGAACGACCTCGGTAGCCATCGCTCGGCCGGGGCCGTCGACCTGTTGATCGCCGCCACGGCCGAGTTGCACGACCTCACCCTGTTGCACTACGACCACGACTTCGAGCAGATCAGCCGGGTGACCGGCCAGCCGATGAAGTGGGTCGCCCCGGCCGGCTCGGTGAAGTGA
- a CDS encoding class I SAM-dependent methyltransferase, translated as MDGQTWIETTRTAYDLVAADYAETLRDRLAGDPLERAMLGAFAELVPAGTGLPVADLGCGPGRITGHLHALGLPVFGIDLSPQMVAVARRTYPDLRFEEGSLLALDLPGASLAGATAWFSIIHAPTEQLPVICAELHRVLAPGAPLALAFQIGDEDLVHRDHAYGHDLSIYLYRRSPDLVARLLREAGLDLVARMRRETPDPDLPPAMYLIARRPAGHEVNTSYPKTES; from the coding sequence ATGGACGGGCAAACCTGGATCGAGACCACCCGCACCGCGTACGACCTGGTCGCCGCCGACTACGCGGAGACGCTGCGGGACCGGCTGGCCGGCGACCCGTTGGAGCGGGCCATGCTCGGCGCGTTCGCCGAACTGGTCCCGGCCGGCACCGGACTACCGGTCGCCGATCTGGGCTGCGGACCCGGCCGGATCACCGGCCACCTGCACGCCCTCGGCCTGCCGGTCTTCGGCATCGACCTGTCTCCCCAGATGGTCGCGGTGGCCCGCCGGACCTACCCCGACCTGCGATTCGAGGAGGGCTCCCTGCTCGCCCTCGACCTGCCCGGCGCCAGCCTCGCCGGCGCGACCGCCTGGTTCTCGATCATCCACGCCCCGACCGAGCAGCTCCCCGTCATCTGCGCGGAGCTGCACCGCGTCCTGGCTCCCGGCGCTCCGCTCGCGCTCGCCTTCCAGATCGGCGACGAGGACCTCGTGCACCGCGACCACGCCTACGGCCACGACCTGTCGATCTACCTCTACCGCCGCTCACCCGACCTGGTCGCCCGCCTGCTCCGCGAGGCCGGCCTCGACCTCGTCGCCCGGATGCGCCGCGAAACCCCCGACCCGGACCTCCCGCCGGCGATGTACCTCATCGCCCGCCGCCCGGCCGGGCACGAGGTGAACACCAGTTACCCCAAAACCGAGTCGTAG
- a CDS encoding SRPBCC family protein: MPVVEAEVTVGVAPELAFAVSQTTAPVRYRWDPFVREQHFTDGATRPGKGVRTFTRSRHGLTMISEYVSFAPPRNVGMKMVRGPWFFEMFAAGWRFSPAAEPGHAVATWRYSFHTRPAFLRPVADRIGVWLLGRDIRRRIAGYAAGCADPEVLAAARESLAR; this comes from the coding sequence GTGCCGGTCGTGGAGGCGGAGGTGACCGTCGGAGTTGCGCCGGAGCTGGCGTTCGCGGTGTCGCAGACGACCGCGCCTGTCCGCTACCGGTGGGATCCGTTCGTCCGTGAGCAGCACTTCACCGACGGCGCCACCCGGCCCGGCAAGGGCGTCCGCACCTTCACCCGGTCCCGGCACGGCCTGACCATGATCAGCGAGTACGTGTCGTTCGCGCCGCCGCGCAACGTGGGCATGAAGATGGTGCGCGGGCCGTGGTTCTTCGAGATGTTCGCCGCCGGTTGGCGGTTCTCGCCGGCCGCCGAACCGGGCCACGCCGTCGCCACCTGGCGGTACAGCTTCCACACCCGGCCCGCGTTCCTGCGCCCGGTCGCCGACCGGATCGGGGTCTGGCTGCTCGGCCGCGACATCCGGCGCCGGATCGCCGGGTACGCCGCCGGCTGCGCCGACCCGGAGGTGCTGGCCGCCGCCCGCGAATCACTGGCCCGCTGA
- a CDS encoding sugar ABC transporter permease — protein sequence MTDPATGQPTAGRPAVHPTTAGMEPAARMIVGLALLLPALIALVWSYLLPSLATLRRSFQDGNPTREPESVGTDNYRQLFEEGLAGPVGFALLLALLPLLFALVAAPLLAVVADRAGPLARRVTRALLALPLAGYAPVALLVCWRAERLEPGSLADQPRGTLIWLVAAISFGLVVAVATTLFLSALRGRASAPATVAALATVGAVVGLGVIAVVLQSFTAPWLLTNGGPARSTTTPMLDVVNQGFRTFRFGLGSAWSVLLLVVLGLMGLLAVGLLVVSRARFEVLAKEKRSPTDGASRLISRVLLVPGLVLFVAFVGWVLWPWLYRGSDGSSIDTGVSLGTVLAYTWLPTFVAATLPVALAAAAGFGIGGLRPLGRWSELLLLPFAPWLFVGTGPLVLDGFLRAQEADRLSTFLGMVPPGWVSIPALVGFTLFFRGQRGSWRAGAGFGRSMVLPALPLLLLVVLATWLCHAQSLLWPLVVAVDPDTTPATVTVARYAVQQPEGVAALARELILPLPIFFAFLVAFVLLQISYLDRLAFRVGAKDHE from the coding sequence ATGACCGACCCCGCAACCGGGCAACCGACCGCGGGCCGCCCGGCCGTGCACCCGACGACCGCCGGAATGGAGCCGGCGGCCAGGATGATCGTGGGGCTGGCGCTGCTGCTGCCCGCCCTGATCGCGCTGGTCTGGTCCTACCTGCTGCCCTCGCTCGCCACCCTGCGGCGCAGCTTCCAGGATGGCAACCCGACGCGTGAGCCGGAGTCGGTGGGCACGGACAACTACCGGCAGCTGTTCGAGGAGGGGCTGGCCGGGCCGGTCGGGTTCGCCCTGCTGCTGGCTCTGCTGCCGCTGCTCTTCGCGCTGGTGGCCGCGCCACTGCTCGCGGTCGTCGCCGACCGGGCGGGTCCGCTCGCCCGCCGGGTCACCCGGGCGTTGCTCGCCCTGCCGCTGGCCGGGTACGCGCCGGTCGCCCTGTTGGTCTGCTGGCGGGCGGAGCGTCTCGAACCGGGCAGCCTCGCCGACCAACCCCGGGGCACGCTGATCTGGCTGGTGGCGGCCATCTCGTTCGGGCTGGTGGTGGCGGTGGCGACCACCTTGTTCCTGAGCGCGCTGCGGGGTCGGGCATCCGCCCCCGCCACAGTGGCGGCGCTGGCCACCGTCGGTGCCGTGGTGGGCCTCGGGGTGATCGCGGTGGTGCTGCAGAGCTTCACCGCACCCTGGCTGCTGACCAACGGCGGTCCGGCACGGTCCACGACGACACCGATGCTGGACGTGGTGAACCAGGGCTTCCGTACCTTCCGGTTCGGGCTGGGCTCCGCCTGGTCGGTGCTGCTGCTGGTCGTGCTCGGGCTGATGGGGCTGCTGGCGGTCGGGTTGCTGGTGGTCAGCCGGGCCCGGTTCGAGGTGCTGGCGAAGGAGAAGAGGTCGCCCACCGACGGCGCCAGCCGACTGATCAGCCGGGTGCTGCTCGTACCCGGGTTGGTGTTGTTCGTGGCCTTTGTTGGTTGGGTGCTCTGGCCCTGGCTCTACCGGGGTTCGGACGGCTCGTCGATCGACACGGGCGTCAGCCTGGGGACGGTGCTCGCGTACACCTGGTTGCCGACGTTCGTCGCGGCGACGCTGCCGGTCGCCCTGGCGGCGGCGGCCGGGTTCGGCATCGGCGGGTTGCGACCACTGGGCCGCTGGAGCGAGTTGCTGCTGCTGCCGTTCGCGCCGTGGCTCTTCGTCGGCACGGGCCCGCTGGTCCTGGACGGATTCCTCCGCGCGCAGGAGGCCGACCGGCTGAGCACGTTCCTCGGGATGGTGCCGCCGGGCTGGGTGTCGATTCCGGCGTTGGTCGGATTCACGCTCTTCTTCCGGGGCCAGCGGGGCAGCTGGCGGGCCGGCGCGGGCTTCGGCCGGTCGATGGTGCTGCCGGCGTTGCCGCTGCTGCTGCTGGTCGTCCTCGCGACTTGGCTGTGCCACGCGCAGTCGCTGCTCTGGCCGCTCGTCGTCGCGGTCGATCCGGACACGACGCCGGCGACGGTGACGGTGGCCCGGTACGCGGTCCAACAGCCCGAGGGGGTGGCCGCACTGGCCCGGGAGCTGATCCTGCCGCTGCCGATCTTCTTCGCCTTCCTGGTGGCCTTCGTCCTGCTGCAGATCAGCTACCTCGACCGGTTGGCCTTCCGGGTGGGGGCGAAGGACCACGAGTGA
- a CDS encoding DUF6403 family protein, producing MDGPSESEEAYRMGWSWLIWAGGGVVLLAAGFGSALAPRLRDRRRARRIAWSTARAAISSATISRDAAAVPVPEADRLLARAELIAADRGGDAAAHSAIEHARQADQLWRLATDEQPTPVRRQQPDQPWRDATGNQPTPGGREPAGDREPAGDREASGDREASGG from the coding sequence TTGGACGGACCGAGCGAGTCGGAAGAGGCGTACCGGATGGGGTGGTCCTGGCTGATCTGGGCGGGTGGTGGCGTGGTGCTGCTGGCCGCCGGTTTCGGCTCGGCGCTGGCCCCCCGGTTGCGGGACCGCCGGCGGGCGCGGCGGATCGCCTGGTCCACCGCGCGGGCCGCGATCTCCAGCGCGACGATCAGCCGGGACGCCGCCGCGGTCCCGGTCCCGGAGGCCGACCGGCTCCTCGCGCGCGCCGAACTGATCGCCGCCGACCGCGGCGGTGACGCCGCCGCCCACAGCGCCATCGAACACGCCCGCCAGGCCGACCAGCTCTGGCGCCTCGCCACCGACGAGCAGCCGACCCCCGTCCGCCGTCAGCAGCCCGACCAGCCCTGGCGCGACGCCACCGGTAACCAGCCAACCCCCGGCGGCCGCGAGCCCGCCGGTGACCGGGAGCCCGCCGGTGACCGGGAGGCCAGCGGTGACCGGGAGGCCAGCGGTGGCTGA
- a CDS encoding DUF397 domain-containing protein has translation MRTATPAPRVAWHVSSRSEGGSGNCVEAGPVLDGSGRVAVRDTYDRGGPVLVYRSAGWTAFLTAVRSGVLARP, from the coding sequence ATGCGAACTGCGACACCCGCCCCCCGGGTGGCCTGGCATGTCAGCTCCCGGAGCGAGGGCGGCAGCGGCAACTGTGTCGAGGCGGGGCCGGTGTTGGATGGCAGTGGTCGGGTGGCGGTGCGCGACACGTATGACCGCGGTGGGCCGGTGCTGGTCTATCGGTCCGCCGGCTGGACCGCCTTCCTCACCGCTGTCCGCTCCGGCGTCCTCGCCCGTCCCTGA
- a CDS encoding helix-turn-helix transcriptional regulator, with product MADHRVATLRAQWLGSELREMREQAGLTLKEVGEFLRRNPSTVSRFESGLMPTRVAEVLAYLDICGVDDPKRRDALKKMSQELFQKGWWDGYTGDVAGELIDRIWLESRATAICYFSTVVVPGLLQTREYAEAIIRTANGAGNDEQIERWIELRMARQRLLDRDEPLELKALLDESVARRLVGGTATMRAQLAHLVSIASRSGFEIRVLPFSAGAHASPDGPFDILRMAEPYPDAAAMHTPAGAVYVEAEKAADLVSRYHQLCDTALSPGDTVAFLSELVAEME from the coding sequence ATGGCGGATCATCGGGTCGCGACCCTGCGCGCCCAGTGGCTCGGAAGCGAGCTCAGGGAGATGCGCGAGCAGGCCGGTCTGACCCTCAAGGAGGTCGGGGAGTTCCTGCGGCGCAATCCCTCGACGGTGAGCCGGTTCGAGTCCGGGCTCATGCCGACAAGGGTCGCCGAGGTGCTGGCCTACCTGGACATCTGCGGCGTCGACGACCCGAAGCGACGCGACGCGCTCAAGAAGATGAGCCAGGAGCTCTTCCAGAAGGGATGGTGGGACGGATACACCGGCGACGTGGCGGGCGAGCTGATCGACCGCATCTGGCTGGAGAGCCGAGCCACCGCCATCTGCTACTTCTCCACGGTGGTCGTCCCTGGTTTGCTGCAGACCCGCGAATACGCCGAGGCGATCATCAGGACGGCCAACGGCGCTGGCAATGACGAGCAGATCGAACGGTGGATCGAGTTGCGGATGGCTCGGCAACGGCTGCTCGACCGGGACGAGCCCTTGGAACTCAAGGCACTCCTGGACGAGTCCGTGGCGAGACGTCTCGTGGGCGGAACGGCGACGATGCGCGCGCAACTGGCACACCTTGTGAGCATCGCCAGCCGGTCCGGCTTCGAGATCCGGGTGCTGCCGTTCAGTGCCGGCGCCCACGCCAGTCCGGATGGACCGTTCGACATCCTGCGCATGGCCGAGCCTTACCCGGATGCCGCTGCCATGCACACTCCGGCCGGCGCCGTCTACGTCGAGGCGGAGAAGGCCGCCGATCTCGTCTCCCGCTACCATCAGCTCTGCGACACTGCGCTCTCACCTGGCGACACAGTCGCGTTCCTCTCAGAGTTGGTTGCCGAGATGGAGTGA
- a CDS encoding SRPBCC domain-containing protein — MSDELDRIERDIDIDAPASRVWELITRPGWFINDGAIFEQEVERRADDLHIVRDPVYGDFPIRTERLDPPRYAAYRCLIDEPGGEPRPEGSTLIEFWIDENPAGGVTLRVAESGFATLPGTAEERRRRLADNLDGWQAELAAARSHLDSRSVQRASYLAAPPEQVWPILTRPEHFATWYAFDGASFDPVPGSAMELRWAEHGTFRGEVVEVDEPWLFAYRIAAAPDIEPAEHASTLVTFRLKKSGNGCLLTVTQTGFDALDPRFGAAPENAATEVTGWEGGLAALGQHLRSTLTAG, encoded by the coding sequence GTGAGCGACGAGTTGGATCGGATCGAACGCGACATCGACATCGACGCACCCGCCTCGCGGGTCTGGGAGCTGATCACCAGGCCGGGGTGGTTCATCAACGACGGGGCGATCTTCGAGCAGGAGGTCGAGCGCCGCGCCGACGACCTGCACATCGTGCGCGACCCGGTGTACGGCGACTTTCCGATCCGCACGGAACGGCTCGACCCGCCCCGCTACGCGGCGTACCGCTGCCTGATCGACGAGCCCGGCGGCGAACCGCGACCGGAGGGTTCCACGCTCATCGAGTTCTGGATCGACGAGAACCCGGCCGGCGGCGTCACCCTGCGGGTGGCCGAGAGCGGGTTCGCCACGCTGCCCGGCACCGCCGAGGAGCGGCGCCGCCGCCTCGCCGACAACCTCGACGGCTGGCAGGCCGAGCTGGCGGCGGCCCGGTCCCACCTCGACTCCCGCTCGGTGCAGCGGGCCAGCTATCTCGCCGCCCCGCCGGAGCAGGTCTGGCCGATCCTCACCCGCCCCGAACACTTCGCCACCTGGTACGCCTTCGACGGCGCCAGCTTCGACCCGGTGCCCGGGTCGGCGATGGAGCTGCGCTGGGCCGAGCACGGCACCTTCCGCGGCGAGGTCGTCGAGGTGGACGAGCCGTGGCTGTTCGCGTACCGGATCGCCGCCGCGCCGGACATCGAGCCGGCCGAACACGCCAGCACGCTCGTCACGTTCCGGCTGAAGAAGTCGGGGAACGGCTGCCTGCTCACCGTCACCCAGACCGGCTTCGACGCCCTCGACCCACGCTTCGGCGCCGCACCCGAGAACGCGGCAACCGAGGTCACCGGCTGGGAGGGCGGCCTGGCCGCGCTCGGCCAGCACCTGCGGTCCACGCTCACCGCCGGCTGA
- a CDS encoding metalloregulator ArsR/SmtB family transcription factor → MTTPTPTPVFAALADDTRWAILVRIGHAPASASALAEEFPISRQAIVKHLEVLRAAGLVDVERHGRELRYHPIGARLTALARDLTHLATAWDRRLSHIKSLAESTTDPAS, encoded by the coding sequence ATGACCACCCCCACACCCACCCCGGTCTTCGCCGCGCTCGCCGACGACACCCGGTGGGCAATCCTGGTCCGGATCGGCCACGCGCCGGCGTCCGCGTCGGCGCTCGCCGAGGAGTTCCCGATCTCCCGGCAGGCGATCGTCAAACACCTGGAGGTGCTCCGCGCCGCCGGCCTGGTCGACGTCGAACGGCACGGCCGCGAACTCCGCTACCACCCCATCGGCGCCCGCCTCACCGCCCTGGCCCGCGACCTCACCCACCTCGCCACCGCCTGGGACCGCCGCCTGTCCCACATCAAGTCCCTGGCCGAGTCCACAACCGACCCCGCCTCATGA